In Streptococcus gallolyticus subsp. gallolyticus DSM 16831, the sequence AAACCACCTGTTTTCTTTTCTTCAGAAAGAGCGATTAATTCAGCGATTTCATCTTCTGAAAATCCTGTCGTTCCAACAACGGGAGCGAAGCCATTTTCTAAAGCAAAGCGGGTATTTTCATAAGCAACTGCTGGCATGGTAAAATCAACCCAAACATCTGCATCAAACCCAACTAATTGTGATTTGTCTGTGAATACTGGGACACCATCCACGTCTGATTCTGTCGCAAATGGGTCAAGTAATGCGGCTAAGGTTAATTCGTCATCTCCCTTAACCATATTAACTGCTGCTGACCCCATTCGTCCTTTAAAACCTGCAATGATAACTTTAATACTCATGTTTTTTCCTCTCTAACACTTAAACAATTGGTGTGAAACCAAATGCAACTGCGCCTTCCCCTAAATGAGTAGCAATAACACCATCAAATGTAACAATTTTAAGATTTTCAGCCTGACCTCTGTCGGCTAAAGTCTGATAAAACTGTTGCGCTTTTTCTTCTGCTCGCGAATGAATGATGAAAACTTCATAATCACCATTAACAGTCACTTCAGACAAAACGTCAATTAAACGCTTGATAGCTTTTTTCTCAGTTCTCACTTTTTCGAAAACTTCGATAACACCTTCGTCATTAAAATAAAGAATTGGCTTGATGCTAAGCAAATTTCCGATAAGTGCTGAGCCATTTGACAAACGTCCACCTTTTACCAAGTGATTCAAATCATCAACCATAATAAAGGCGCTTGTTCCGTCAATTTGTTGTTGCAATTTGGCTAAAATATCGTCGAAATCCATACCAGCTTCTGCCCAATTCAACGTATTTCTTACCATGCTGCCAAGTGGTGCGCAAGTAATTTTGCTATCTGGGAAAGCAATGGTCAATTCTGGATAATCGTCAACTAGAAATTGAATATTTTGCCAAAATCCTGAAATTCCTGAAGATAAGAATAAACCGATGACATGTGTGTAACCTTCTGAAGACAACTGTGACAAAATCTCGTCTAGTTTTGCCAAACTCGGTTGGCTTGTTTTCGGAAGAACAGGCGACATTGCCATTTTCTTGTAAAAATCATCCAAACTCAAGTTCTTACCTTCAACGTAGCTAATCCCACCAATTATGATTGGAATATCCAAAA encodes:
- a CDS encoding DegV family protein; its protein translation is MKLAVITDTTAVLSDDIKQKENLHILDIPIIIGGISYVEGKNLSLDDFYKKMAMSPVLPKTSQPSLAKLDEILSQLSSEGYTHVIGLFLSSGISGFWQNIQFLVDDYPELTIAFPDSKITCAPLGSMVRNTLNWAEAGMDFDDILAKLQQQIDGTSAFIMVDDLNHLVKGGRLSNGSALIGNLLSIKPILYFNDEGVIEVFEKVRTEKKAIKRLIDVLSEVTVNGDYEVFIIHSRAEEKAQQFYQTLADRGQAENLKIVTFDGVIATHLGEGAVAFGFTPIV